A part of Primulina eburnea isolate SZY01 unplaced genomic scaffold, ASM2296580v1 ctg439, whole genome shotgun sequence genomic DNA contains:
- the LOC140821140 gene encoding mRNA export factor GLE1-like encodes MTRASKNALELEKKRLRIYEKLTIENGALKESSDQGNRRTGQNFNRLIKTIYATVENVRTKADELFNLISSPEYPHSISIMSFAEKVVFNCENSQKSDRFIFACSHVIVLVTSKIPLALDILLAELNRVCMYTVPKYVEYSPVLFQTREAYFKAIGYKEIYGKIENTDSYVERLSSIMRLYGALVQTEIGGFQNLHGLKEGWAWLARFLNSLPANLYTAVALQHFLEMSGYALYRRYRNQFEKLLRIIARDFLKALKEGNSDSVNAKLIKVKTSIINYVESSRFKKEPEGLQLRGHLDSNDFF; translated from the exons ATGACAAGAGCTTCAAAAAATGCTTTAGAATTGGAGAAAAAAAGACTACGTATTTATGAAAAGTTAACTATAGAAAACGGGGCTCTTAAAGAAAGTTCTGATCAG GGTAATCGAAGAACTGGACAGAATTTCAATAGGCTGATTAAAACCATCTATGCTACTGTAGAAAATGTCAG AACAAAAGCAGATGAATTGTTCAATTTAATCAGTAGTCCAGAATATCCCCATTCCATCAGTATCATGTCCTTTGCAGAAAAG GTGGTCTTCAACTGTGAAAATTCTCAAAAGAGCGACAGATTCATTTTTGCCTGTAGTCATGTCATTGTTCTTGTCACCTCCAAG ATTCCATTGGCTTTGGACATTCTCTTGGCAGAGTTGAATAGAGTTTGCATGTACACTGTGCCCAAATATGTAGAATACTCTCCA GTATTGTTTCAAACCAGAGAAGCTTATTTCAAAGCTATTGGCTACAAGGAAATATATGGTAAGATCGAAAACACTGATAGTTATGTAGAGAGATTGAGTTCGATAATGAGACTCTATGGAGCTTTAGTACAG ACTGAAATTGGTGGCTTTCAGAATCTCCATGGACTTAAAGAAGGTTGGGCATGGCTTGCACGGTTTCTAAATTCTCTCCCGGCTAATCTTTATACAGCAGTTGCACTACAACATTTTCTTGAA ATGTCAGGATACGCTCTTTACCGAAGATACAGAAATCAGTTTGAGAAGTTGCTGAGGATCATTGCTCGTGACTTCCTCAAAGCACTAAAAGAGGGTAATTCAGATTCAGTAAATGCAAAGCTGATCAAGGTGAAAACATCCATCATTAATTACGTAGAGTCAAGCCGGTTCAAGAAGGAACCAGAAGGATTGCAGCTGAGAGGCCACTTGGATTCGAATGATTTTTTTTGA